A window of the Streptomyces albireticuli genome harbors these coding sequences:
- the kdpB gene encoding potassium-transporting ATPase subunit KdpB: MPLHLLPDQDVTPPRPAAPPPPGRARRRHRQVAGGALDPKLLIASLPDAVRKLRPRVMVRNPVMFVVEVGSVLTTLSALLAPSVFAWLISAWLWLTVVFANLAEAVAEGRGKAQAETLRRTRSGTVARRLRRWRVGMDRRDWEEERVPATELAPQDFVVVTAGETVPGDGEVVDGVASVDESAVTGESAPVIREAGGDRSGVTGGTKVLSDGIVVRVTSRPGHTFLDRMISLVEGTTRQKTPNELALNILLACLTVIFILAVVSLQPMAAWAGAPQTITVLVALLVTLIPTTIGALLSAIGIAGMDRLVQRNVLALSGRAVEAAGDVNTLLLDKTGTITLGNRRATSFVPVRGVPHELLADAAQLASLADETPEGRSIVGLARSHGIDHDAADFAHGRFVPFSAQTRMSGADFAYEGEFLRIRKGAGSAVTAWVARRGGQVPTEAGWIVDSIAAGGGTPLLVAVEDRAGARVLGAVHLKDIVKPGIAERFAELRGMGIRTVMVTGDNPLTARAIAAEAGVDDYLAEATPEQKLARIREEQAGGNLVAMTGDGTNDAPALAQADVGVAMNSGTSAAKEAGNMVDLDSDPAKLIQIVEVGKQLLITRGALTTFSICNDVAKYFAIVPAMFGGVAGYEGLEKLNVMGLHSSTSAIASAIIFNALVIVALIPLALRGVRYAPAGAHALLRRNLGVYGLGGLVAPFIGIKLIDLLIQYLPGI, translated from the coding sequence GTGCCCCTGCACCTGCTCCCCGACCAGGACGTCACCCCGCCGCGCCCGGCCGCCCCGCCCCCGCCCGGCCGGGCCCGGCGACGCCACCGCCAGGTGGCCGGCGGGGCGCTCGACCCCAAGCTGCTCATCGCGTCCCTGCCGGACGCGGTCCGCAAGCTGCGGCCCCGGGTGATGGTCAGGAACCCGGTGATGTTCGTCGTCGAGGTGGGCTCCGTGCTCACCACGCTCTCCGCGCTGCTCGCCCCTTCCGTCTTCGCCTGGCTGATCAGCGCCTGGCTCTGGCTCACCGTCGTCTTCGCCAACCTCGCCGAGGCCGTCGCCGAGGGCCGCGGCAAGGCGCAGGCGGAGACGCTGCGCCGGACCCGCTCCGGCACCGTCGCCCGGCGGCTGCGGCGCTGGCGGGTCGGCATGGACCGGCGCGACTGGGAGGAGGAGAGGGTACCCGCCACGGAGCTCGCCCCGCAGGACTTCGTGGTCGTCACCGCCGGTGAGACCGTCCCCGGCGACGGGGAGGTCGTCGACGGCGTCGCGTCCGTCGACGAGTCCGCCGTCACCGGGGAGTCCGCCCCCGTCATCCGCGAGGCGGGCGGTGACCGCTCGGGTGTGACGGGCGGGACGAAGGTGCTCTCCGACGGCATCGTCGTCCGCGTCACCTCCCGCCCCGGCCACACCTTCCTCGACCGCATGATCTCCCTGGTCGAGGGCACCACCCGGCAGAAGACCCCCAACGAGCTGGCCCTGAACATCCTGCTCGCCTGCCTCACCGTGATCTTCATCCTCGCCGTGGTCTCGCTCCAGCCCATGGCCGCCTGGGCCGGCGCCCCGCAGACGATCACCGTGCTGGTCGCCCTGCTGGTGACGCTGATCCCCACCACGATCGGCGCGCTGCTCTCCGCCATCGGCATCGCCGGCATGGACCGGCTCGTCCAGCGCAACGTCCTCGCCCTGTCCGGCCGGGCGGTCGAGGCCGCCGGTGACGTCAACACCCTGCTCCTCGACAAGACCGGCACCATCACCCTCGGCAACCGGCGGGCCACCTCCTTCGTGCCCGTCCGGGGCGTGCCGCACGAGCTGCTGGCCGACGCCGCCCAGCTCGCCTCCCTCGCCGACGAGACCCCCGAGGGCCGCTCGATCGTCGGCCTCGCCCGCAGCCACGGCATCGACCACGACGCCGCCGACTTCGCCCACGGCCGCTTCGTGCCGTTCTCCGCGCAGACCCGGATGAGCGGCGCCGACTTCGCCTACGAGGGCGAGTTCCTCCGCATCCGCAAGGGCGCGGGGAGCGCCGTCACCGCGTGGGTCGCCCGGCGCGGCGGCCAGGTCCCCACCGAGGCCGGCTGGATCGTCGACTCCATCGCCGCGGGCGGCGGCACCCCGCTGCTCGTCGCCGTCGAGGACCGGGCGGGCGCCCGGGTCCTGGGCGCCGTCCACCTCAAGGACATCGTCAAGCCCGGCATCGCGGAGCGCTTCGCCGAACTGCGCGGCATGGGCATCAGGACCGTCATGGTCACCGGCGACAACCCGCTCACCGCCCGGGCCATCGCCGCCGAGGCGGGCGTCGACGACTACCTCGCCGAGGCCACCCCCGAGCAGAAGCTGGCCCGGATCCGCGAGGAGCAGGCGGGCGGCAACCTCGTCGCCATGACCGGCGACGGCACCAACGACGCCCCCGCCCTCGCCCAGGCCGACGTCGGCGTCGCCATGAACTCCGGCACCTCCGCCGCCAAGGAGGCCGGCAACATGGTCGACCTCGACTCCGACCCCGCCAAGCTCATCCAGATCGTCGAGGTCGGCAAGCAGCTCCTGATCACCCGTGGCGCGCTCACCACCTTCTCCATCTGCAACGACGTCGCCAAGTACTTCGCGATCGTCCCCGCCATGTTCGGCGGCGTGGCCGGCTACGAGGGCCTGGAGAAGCTCAACGTCATGGGCCTGCACAGCTCCACCTCGGCCATCGCCTCCGCGATCATCTTCAACGCGCTCGTCATCGTCGCCCTGATCCCGCTCGCCCTCCGCGGCGTCCGCTACGCCCCCGCCGGGGCGCACGCGCTGCTGCGGCGCAACCTCGGGGTGTACGGGCTCGGCGGGCTCGTCGCGCCCTTCATCGGCATCAAGCTCATCGACCTGCTGATCCAGTACCTCCCCGGGATCTGA
- a CDS encoding esterase-like activity of phytase family protein translates to MRIRPALVTVTAGALLAAAQAAGPAAAAPPSRACSPYVRIDGYGDGLDKTTFEGSYVGNLSGLATDTDGTVAALSDRSRLFALDVRRGPTAARPVRALALADEQGGELDAEALAVDRDGTRLIASETEPSVRRHTRDGTLLGRLPVPGALRPAPAGRALPNQTFEGLTLRPGGRTLLAAMEGPLAGDGRMVRFQTWQRPRTGPGAPEFRLGPQYGYPVDPGLGVSEVAEAGDGRLLVLERGFTAGVGNTVRLYLADARGASDTSGVETLPGGPGTRPVGKRLLADLGECPSLGAPAKQPQRNPLLDNVEGVAVLGWGPGGPRLLLVSDDNGSVRQTTRLYGLRVRLP, encoded by the coding sequence GTGCGCATCCGACCCGCGCTCGTCACCGTCACCGCCGGCGCGCTGCTGGCGGCCGCCCAGGCGGCCGGCCCGGCCGCCGCCGCGCCGCCCTCGCGCGCCTGCTCCCCGTACGTCCGGATCGACGGCTACGGCGACGGCCTCGACAAGACCACGTTCGAGGGCTCCTACGTGGGCAACCTCTCCGGCCTCGCCACCGACACCGACGGCACGGTCGCCGCCCTCTCCGACCGCTCCCGGCTCTTCGCCCTGGACGTCCGGCGGGGGCCCACCGCCGCCCGGCCCGTACGCGCCCTGGCGCTCGCCGACGAGCAGGGCGGCGAGCTCGACGCCGAGGCCCTCGCCGTCGACCGCGACGGCACCCGGCTGATCGCCTCCGAGACCGAGCCGTCCGTCCGCCGCCACACCCGCGACGGGACCCTCCTCGGGCGGCTGCCCGTCCCCGGCGCGCTGCGGCCCGCCCCGGCCGGCCGGGCCCTGCCCAACCAGACCTTCGAGGGCCTCACCCTCCGGCCCGGCGGCCGGACCCTGCTCGCCGCGATGGAGGGGCCGCTGGCCGGGGACGGGCGGATGGTCCGGTTCCAGACGTGGCAGCGGCCCCGTACGGGCCCGGGCGCCCCGGAATTCCGGCTCGGCCCGCAGTACGGCTACCCCGTCGACCCCGGCCTCGGCGTCTCCGAGGTCGCGGAGGCGGGCGACGGCCGGCTGCTGGTCCTGGAGCGCGGGTTCACGGCCGGGGTGGGGAACACGGTGCGGCTGTACCTCGCGGACGCGCGCGGCGCGAGCGACACGTCCGGCGTGGAGACGCTGCCGGGCGGGCCCGGCACCCGGCCGGTCGGCAAGCGGCTGCTGGCGGATCTGGGGGAGTGCCCTTCGCTGGGCGCGCCGGCGAAGCAGCCGCAGCGGAATCCGCTCCTGGACAACGTGGAGGGGGTGGCGGTGCTGGGGTGGGGGCCGGGGGGTCCGCGGCTGCTTCTTGTCAGTGACGACAACGGGAGTGTGCGGCAGACGACGCGGTTGTACGGGCTGAGGGTGCGGCTGCCGTGA